One window of Methanogenium organophilum genomic DNA carries:
- the twy1 gene encoding 4-demethylwyosine synthase TYW1, which produces MQSEACKALLKQGYQFFSPRSSAALKPCMWNKRTLRGGDMCYKAQFYGIESHRCVQMTPTLKCNQRCLFCWRSMEYEVVEEEECPPEVIMERLHPLQKKALAGYNPVANSVVDRKLWEEALAPNMAAVSLSGEPTLYSQLPRLFDLLNDAGFTTFLVTNGTRPDMVRKCSPYQTYVSLDGPDEETYQRVCRPMEDSWEQVTESLSLLGSRRSAIRITVVKGLNDISPEGYARLIQDAGPLYVEVKGYMYLGYSRNRLTRAHMPTHEYVAAFANEITKYCDYEVYDESPVSRVVCLTRGE; this is translated from the coding sequence ATGCAGTCAGAAGCATGTAAGGCCCTCTTGAAACAGGGCTATCAGTTTTTTTCTCCCCGATCGTCTGCGGCCCTTAAGCCATGTATGTGGAATAAACGCACCCTCCGCGGCGGGGATATGTGTTATAAGGCACAGTTCTATGGCATTGAGAGCCACCGCTGTGTCCAGATGACCCCGACTTTGAAGTGCAACCAGCGTTGCCTCTTCTGCTGGCGGTCAATGGAGTATGAGGTGGTGGAAGAGGAGGAGTGCCCGCCGGAGGTCATCATGGAGCGTCTGCATCCTCTCCAGAAGAAGGCGCTTGCCGGTTACAATCCGGTTGCAAACAGTGTGGTCGACCGGAAACTCTGGGAAGAGGCACTTGCGCCGAATATGGCCGCCGTCTCCCTCTCCGGAGAGCCCACCCTCTACTCACAACTGCCTCGTCTTTTTGATCTCCTGAACGACGCCGGATTTACGACATTCCTTGTCACCAACGGCACCCGGCCGGATATGGTCCGGAAATGCAGTCCGTACCAGACCTATGTCTCTCTGGATGGCCCTGACGAGGAGACCTACCAGCGTGTCTGCCGCCCGATGGAGGACTCGTGGGAGCAGGTAACAGAGAGTCTCTCCCTTCTGGGAAGCAGGCGTTCAGCGATACGCATTACGGTTGTCAAGGGGCTCAATGATATCAGTCCGGAGGGGTACGCCCGCCTCATTCAGGATGCGGGCCCCCTTTATGTCGAGGTGAAGGGATACATGTATCTTGGCTACTCGCGTAACAGGCTTACCCGTGCGCATATGCCGACCCATGAGTATGTAGCGGCATTTGCAAACGAAATTACGAAATACTGTGATTACGAAGTCTACGATGAAAGCCCGGTGTCCCGGGTGGTCTGTCTCACACGCGGTGAATAA
- the sepS gene encoding O-phosphoserine--tRNA ligase — protein sequence MKFSPDEYRELARSDFEHAWNKGPEIIDPVGAGEKYPRFQYKSARRHPIAETTARLREVYLSIGFDEARVPLFIDESDVYRQFGPEASAVLDRVFYLGGLPRPNVGIGKERILRIEEILGKSLGEEGEAHLRETLHAYKKAEVDGDELTYELSKVLVCDDALVVRIMDEVFPEFRALTPESSRTTLRSHMTSGWFLSLGAMWDRLPLPIRQFSIDRCFRREQEEGPTRLMTYHSASCIVAGEHVTVEDGKAVAAALLKAFGFEDFEFRPDEKRSKYYIPDTQTEVYARHPVHGWVEVATFGMYSPSALAEYGVGVPVMNLGLGVERLAMIEYQAEDVRQLTHPQFFPPVFTDAELAGGIDLREAPQTREGILMAEAIQKVATAHASEESPCSFEAWDGECCGTRLRVFVEEEEENSRLCGPAVFNDVYVENGKILGVPDTKKFAKVRANGASAGISYLEAVANLAAARIEEAACAGEGTRVQVKMAKIPSDVNLKIENYVMRTITDNNKKIDLRGPVFVTVRSVLDEE from the coding sequence ATGAAATTTAGTCCAGATGAATACCGGGAATTAGCACGCAGTGACTTTGAACATGCCTGGAATAAAGGGCCGGAGATTATTGATCCGGTTGGGGCGGGTGAAAAATACCCCCGATTCCAGTATAAATCCGCCCGCCGGCATCCAATCGCAGAGACCACTGCACGGCTGCGGGAAGTCTATCTGTCTATCGGGTTTGACGAGGCACGGGTGCCGCTCTTTATCGATGAAAGTGATGTATACCGCCAGTTTGGGCCCGAGGCATCCGCGGTCCTTGATCGTGTCTTCTATCTTGGCGGCCTGCCGCGCCCGAACGTGGGAATCGGCAAGGAGCGAATTCTCCGCATTGAGGAGATTCTCGGGAAAAGTCTCGGTGAAGAGGGAGAAGCACATCTCCGTGAAACCCTCCATGCATACAAGAAGGCAGAGGTGGACGGTGATGAGCTCACCTATGAACTCTCAAAGGTGCTGGTATGTGACGATGCTCTTGTCGTACGCATCATGGATGAGGTATTTCCGGAATTTCGTGCACTGACACCGGAGTCATCCCGTACGACCCTGCGCTCCCATATGACCTCCGGGTGGTTCCTTTCCCTTGGTGCGATGTGGGACCGTCTGCCCCTTCCCATCCGGCAGTTCTCCATCGACCGGTGTTTCCGCCGCGAACAGGAAGAGGGCCCGACCCGCCTGATGACTTATCACTCCGCCTCCTGTATCGTTGCAGGGGAGCATGTGACGGTGGAAGACGGCAAGGCGGTTGCAGCTGCCCTCCTGAAGGCATTCGGATTCGAGGACTTTGAGTTCCGACCGGATGAGAAGCGCTCGAAATATTATATTCCTGACACCCAGACCGAAGTGTACGCCCGCCACCCGGTGCATGGCTGGGTGGAGGTCGCGACCTTTGGCATGTACTCGCCCTCTGCTCTGGCAGAATACGGGGTAGGTGTCCCGGTGATGAATCTGGGCCTCGGCGTGGAGCGCCTCGCTATGATCGAGTATCAGGCTGAAGATGTTCGCCAGCTCACCCATCCACAGTTCTTCCCACCGGTCTTTACGGATGCAGAGCTTGCCGGAGGCATCGATCTGCGGGAAGCCCCGCAGACACGGGAAGGCATCCTCATGGCAGAAGCAATTCAGAAGGTTGCAACCGCTCATGCCTCAGAAGAAAGTCCCTGTTCGTTTGAGGCATGGGACGGGGAGTGCTGTGGAACGCGTCTTCGTGTCTTTGTCGAGGAAGAAGAGGAAAATTCCCGTCTCTGTGGCCCGGCGGTCTTCAATGATGTCTATGTCGAAAACGGGAAGATTCTTGGGGTGCCGGACACGAAAAAGTTCGCAAAGGTGAGGGCCAACGGTGCGTCCGCGGGGATCTCATATCTGGAAGCAGTGGCGAACCTCGCCGCCGCACGCATAGAGGAGGCCGCCTGTGCCGGTGAAGGCACCCGTGTGCAGGTCAAGATGGCAAAAATTCCCTCCGATGTGAATCTGAAAATTGAGAACTATGTGATGCGCACCATCACGGACAACAATAAAAAAATTGATCTACGCGGCCCGGTCTTTGTCACGGTCCGTAGTGTGCTGGACGAAGAATAA
- a CDS encoding metal-dependent hydrolase yields the protein MDSFTHAFAIAIPLLLAGNAALVPFAIIGAVIPDIDATFFIIPDDEPSQYIFTHGGVTHSIVGATLLSLVIFCALYFLSGISWFGQFFPQEVTLMAGAAIFAGAMLHIFLDYLAYPGIPLLWPFSTEKFTVGIFPGPSLPILFLSLTLFVLVLTGRAGERHYTAYLAIFLAIILVYGGIAAYANIETNGEAIPTIHPTRWITIVETDESFIVRPYSIPDGTGRETVYQKYLNITPDELAGIAMLPEVKRLYYHSYIVTAERRGDQILLHDPLREEKIFRYPLDHSSLLIPVPEIRS from the coding sequence GTGGATTCATTCACGCATGCATTTGCAATAGCAATCCCACTGCTTCTTGCAGGTAACGCAGCCCTCGTCCCCTTTGCCATTATTGGTGCGGTAATCCCGGATATTGACGCAACATTCTTTATCATCCCGGATGACGAACCCTCGCAGTATATCTTCACCCATGGCGGTGTTACCCACAGCATTGTTGGTGCGACACTCCTCTCCCTGGTGATATTCTGCGCTCTATACTTCCTCTCCGGCATTTCCTGGTTCGGGCAATTCTTTCCTCAAGAAGTCACCCTAATGGCTGGTGCTGCAATATTTGCAGGTGCTATGTTGCACATATTCCTCGACTACCTCGCCTATCCCGGCATCCCCCTTCTCTGGCCATTTTCAACAGAGAAATTCACAGTGGGTATTTTCCCGGGTCCGTCCCTTCCCATTCTGTTTCTGAGTCTGACCCTTTTCGTTCTCGTCCTGACCGGACGAGCGGGAGAACGGCACTACACAGCATACCTGGCGATATTTTTGGCAATCATACTCGTATATGGAGGAATTGCTGCATATGCCAATATAGAGACCAACGGGGAGGCCATTCCCACCATACATCCCACACGCTGGATCACAATTGTTGAAACAGACGAGTCCTTTATTGTCCGGCCATACTCCATTCCGGACGGAACAGGCAGGGAAACCGTGTACCAAAAATACCTGAATATCACTCCCGACGAACTGGCAGGAATTGCGATGCTGCCAGAGGTGAAACGGCTTTACTACCACTCATACATCGTCACAGCTGAACGACGGGGCGATCAGATTCTGCTCCACGATCCCCTTAGGGAGGAGAAAATATTCCGCTATCCACTGGATCATTCATCCCTTCTGATACCAGTGCCGGAAATCCGCTCCTGA
- a CDS encoding TMEM175 family protein — protein MQNISKFTNILEKNRIEALTDGIYAIVLTLSVLMIGTGLYSGSVDSSTFYSSLHEAVPQIFNYALSFVLLSIFWVVHHRQMNSIVHVDSLYIWLNMGSLFFITLIPFTTNLNSDFSEYPLAVAIYAANIMVISLSYTLSWFYAARGRRLVADDLSDSTIQNGIWRGLLTAGVSVIVIVAAYFIHSEWATIFFLLIFVGGFFIKNPKPTNDPT, from the coding sequence ATGCAAAATATCAGCAAATTCACCAATATTCTTGAGAAAAATCGGATTGAAGCTCTGACGGATGGTATATACGCAATTGTACTCACTCTTTCAGTTCTGATGATTGGAACAGGCCTCTATTCGGGTTCGGTTGACAGCAGCACATTTTATTCATCCCTGCATGAAGCTGTCCCCCAAATATTCAATTACGCTCTCTCATTTGTCCTGTTGTCCATATTCTGGGTTGTCCACCACCGGCAGATGAACAGCATTGTCCATGTTGATAGTCTCTATATCTGGCTCAATATGGGGAGCCTTTTTTTCATCACCCTTATCCCGTTCACCACAAACCTGAACTCTGACTTTTCAGAATATCCTCTGGCAGTCGCGATTTATGCGGCAAATATTATGGTGATCAGCCTGTCCTATACCCTCAGCTGGTTTTATGCAGCGAGAGGCAGGCGTCTGGTTGCGGATGACCTGTCGGATTCAACCATACAAAACGGGATTTGGCGGGGACTGCTGACAGCGGGAGTGTCAGTGATTGTAATCGTCGCCGCTTATTTCATTCATTCGGAATGGGCAACAATATTCTTTCTGCTGATCTTTGTCGGAGGGTTCTTTATCAAAAATCCGAAACCAACAAACGATCCCACATGA
- a CDS encoding MFS transporter: protein MNNPAQPTPCPVTPHTKTRILVVISLSVFISLVGIGMVVPILSVYADTLGASSFWIGVVFAAFSFSRTVCMPIFGRLSDRYEKKHLMAGGLFFYAIISLGYIIAPTVLLLTIVRFIHGIASAMVAPVAMAYLAGIAGKGEEARIMSRFQASMLFGFGAGPLMGGVIYDLFGFSAAFYALMAFSALSCLIVVLFLPEERIFLSAVGSVRDAENWGGDGEDHGNCRPEPKRRGGRETLRGLLLHPLYGGTMMLSFASEFGMIGILVFIPLFVPFFGITPAGAGIIISLNVFVAGILQMVFGRIGDRANRCVLIIPGALIFAATVAVFPFCTTLTSFLLVSFVNAVGALFFFPAVSATMVEAGREFGMGSTMGIYNSVRGASGIIAPLAGGLVADAFGLEAVFFLIGVFIAACVGIFFLLAASSVYGYRQSGKKENM from the coding sequence GTGAATAACCCTGCTCAACCCACGCCGTGTCCGGTAACCCCGCACACCAAAACCCGTATCCTTGTGGTGATATCGCTTTCCGTCTTTATTTCTCTCGTGGGTATTGGTATGGTTGTACCAATCCTCTCGGTCTATGCCGATACCCTCGGTGCATCATCGTTCTGGATTGGTGTAGTATTTGCGGCATTCTCATTCTCACGCACTGTATGTATGCCCATCTTTGGCCGGTTGTCTGATCGGTATGAAAAAAAGCACCTGATGGCGGGCGGACTCTTTTTTTATGCGATAATCTCTCTCGGGTATATCATCGCCCCCACGGTTCTTCTGCTCACTATTGTCAGATTTATCCACGGGATAGCCTCAGCGATGGTTGCACCGGTTGCAATGGCGTATCTGGCCGGGATTGCGGGCAAAGGGGAGGAAGCCCGCATCATGTCGCGGTTTCAGGCCTCGATGCTCTTCGGATTTGGGGCCGGACCCCTGATGGGTGGCGTCATCTATGACCTCTTTGGATTCTCCGCGGCCTTCTATGCATTGATGGCATTCTCCGCCCTTTCCTGTCTGATCGTTGTCCTCTTTCTCCCTGAAGAACGGATATTTTTGTCCGCCGTGGGAAGCGTCAGAGATGCAGAGAATTGGGGCGGTGATGGTGAAGATCATGGGAACTGTAGACCTGAACCGAAACGTCGGGGGGGTCGGGAAACCCTTCGCGGGCTTCTCCTCCATCCGCTCTATGGCGGCACCATGATGCTGTCGTTTGCGAGTGAATTCGGCATGATAGGTATCCTTGTCTTCATCCCGTTATTTGTACCATTTTTTGGAATCACGCCCGCAGGCGCAGGAATTATCATATCACTGAATGTGTTTGTGGCGGGTATTCTTCAGATGGTATTCGGTCGTATTGGCGACCGTGCCAACCGGTGTGTGCTCATCATTCCGGGAGCCCTGATCTTTGCCGCGACCGTTGCAGTATTTCCGTTCTGCACCACACTCACCAGTTTCCTACTGGTGTCATTTGTGAATGCTGTGGGGGCTCTCTTCTTCTTCCCTGCGGTGAGTGCCACGATGGTGGAGGCCGGCCGGGAATTTGGCATGGGATCAACCATGGGTATCTACAACTCCGTTCGTGGTGCAAGCGGTATAATTGCCCCTCTTGCAGGAGGCCTTGTTGCCGATGCCTTTGGACTGGAGGCAGTCTTCTTCCTCATCGGAGTGTTCATTGCCGCCTGTGTCGGTATATTCTTCCTGCTTGCAGCCTCGTCTGTCTACGGATATCGACAATCCGGAAAAAAAGAGAATATGTGA